A section of the Novosphingobium sp. G106 genome encodes:
- a CDS encoding IS5 family transposase translates to MRGTDKRSGELFSYVDLEQRVRADHPLRAIRGVVSEALEALSGEFSALYSGMGRPSIAPEMLLRAMLLQAFYSVRSERQLMERLEFDLLFRWFVGLGVDELVWDHSTFSKNRDRLLAGEIAAKFLTTILELPRVRRLLSSDHFSVDGTLIEAWASMKSFRSRDDEGPGNGGGGRNAPADFRGEKRSNDTHASSTDPDAMLYKKGPGMEAKLCFIGHGLMENRSGLLVDARLTRVSGHAERLAALEMIEPFAERPRAITLGADRGYDAAEFVEELRTLNVRPHIAQNISRRRSAIDRRTTRHASYAASIRARKRIEEAFGWIKSIAGFRKTKLRGLAKVDWAFTFAAAAYNLIRLPKLLGEPS, encoded by the coding sequence ATGCGAGGCACGGATAAGCGGTCGGGCGAGCTGTTTTCCTACGTGGATCTGGAGCAGCGTGTCCGGGCCGACCATCCGTTGCGAGCAATCCGAGGGGTCGTGAGCGAAGCGCTGGAGGCGCTGTCAGGGGAGTTTTCGGCGCTGTATTCCGGCATGGGGCGGCCCTCAATCGCGCCGGAGATGCTGCTGCGAGCCATGTTGCTCCAGGCCTTTTACTCGGTTCGGTCCGAGCGGCAGCTGATGGAGCGCCTGGAGTTCGATCTGCTGTTCCGCTGGTTTGTCGGCCTCGGCGTGGACGAGCTGGTATGGGACCACTCGACCTTCTCGAAAAACCGCGATCGGTTGCTGGCTGGCGAGATTGCTGCAAAATTCCTGACAACGATCCTGGAGCTACCGCGCGTACGGCGGCTGTTGTCGAGCGATCACTTCAGTGTCGATGGCACACTGATCGAAGCTTGGGCATCGATGAAGAGCTTCCGGTCACGCGACGACGAGGGCCCCGGGAACGGCGGCGGTGGTCGCAACGCTCCTGCCGATTTCCGTGGGGAGAAGCGCTCAAACGACACCCATGCGAGCAGCACCGACCCCGATGCGATGCTCTACAAGAAGGGGCCTGGCATGGAAGCAAAGCTCTGCTTCATTGGTCATGGACTGATGGAAAACCGCTCGGGCCTGTTGGTCGACGCCCGACTTACGCGCGTTTCTGGCCATGCCGAACGACTGGCGGCCCTCGAGATGATCGAGCCGTTTGCGGAGCGACCGAGAGCCATCACGCTCGGAGCGGACCGTGGCTACGACGCGGCTGAGTTCGTCGAAGAGCTTCGCACACTCAACGTCAGGCCACATATCGCCCAGAACATCAGCAGGCGTCGTTCGGCGATCGACCGGCGCACGACCCGGCACGCAAGCTATGCGGCGAGTATCCGAGCTCGGAAACGCATTGAGGAAGCCTTCGGTTGGATCAAATCCATCGCAGGCTTCCGTAAGACCAAGCTCCGCGGCCTCGCTAAGGTCGACTGGGCTTTCACCTTTGCCGCGGCCGCTTACAACCTGATCCGCTTGCCCAAGCTTCTCGGAGAACCATCATGA
- a CDS encoding IS110 family transposase, whose amino-acid sequence MAKKITNPAILALKEAAEVDPARGRVWIGLDVGLRSTAVCVVDSDGKVVHQCSVKSNATEMGRYFSKNFKTNIAMIGLESGAMATHLTTSLRRLGYRVTMLDALQCKKVLSIKRNKTDTNDARGLAEITRTGREYLTEVYVKSAACFEVRAQIIMRHRLVQQRVETEAMIRGLLRVYGGRVEPGAQSSATFRERVMQQMLIIQDQEGINMRPRVLPILKLCEEFRIEADRIEAELEMLAKEHPVCRRFLEIPGVGAITALSFYTAIEDPTRFRRCDDVAAYLGLTPKISQSGETLHKGSISKMGNRLTRTHLVGAATVIMSATKTFSSLKDWGVRLSKKVGYNKAKIAVARKLAVIMFGIWRDGTHFQFKTETVEPHRQMMQGARA is encoded by the coding sequence ATGGCGAAGAAGATCACCAATCCCGCTATCCTGGCGCTGAAGGAAGCTGCCGAAGTGGACCCGGCGCGCGGGCGTGTTTGGATCGGCCTCGATGTTGGTTTGCGATCGACGGCTGTCTGTGTTGTCGATAGCGACGGCAAGGTCGTCCACCAATGCTCGGTTAAGTCGAACGCGACCGAGATGGGGCGCTATTTCTCGAAGAACTTCAAAACGAACATAGCGATGATCGGGCTGGAGTCGGGCGCGATGGCGACGCATCTGACCACCAGCCTGAGACGGCTCGGCTATCGCGTCACCATGCTCGATGCCCTACAATGTAAGAAGGTCTTGTCGATCAAGCGCAACAAGACCGACACCAACGATGCGCGCGGCCTCGCCGAGATCACGCGGACAGGTCGGGAATATCTGACCGAAGTCTATGTGAAGAGCGCGGCCTGCTTCGAAGTCAGGGCGCAGATCATCATGCGGCACCGCCTCGTCCAACAACGCGTGGAGACCGAAGCCATGATCCGCGGCTTGCTGCGCGTCTATGGGGGTCGCGTCGAACCCGGCGCACAATCCTCCGCGACGTTCCGCGAGCGTGTGATGCAGCAAATGCTCATCATCCAGGATCAGGAGGGCATCAATATGCGCCCGCGCGTCCTACCCATCCTCAAGCTCTGCGAGGAGTTCAGGATCGAGGCCGATCGCATCGAGGCGGAACTGGAGATGCTGGCGAAGGAGCATCCGGTGTGCCGGCGCTTCCTTGAGATTCCCGGCGTCGGCGCGATCACCGCGCTGTCCTTCTACACCGCGATCGAAGACCCGACGCGGTTCCGGCGCTGCGACGACGTTGCCGCCTATCTCGGCCTCACGCCGAAGATCAGCCAGTCCGGCGAGACGCTGCATAAGGGCTCGATCAGCAAAATGGGCAACCGGTTGACGCGAACTCACCTCGTCGGCGCCGCCACGGTCATCATGTCTGCGACCAAGACCTTCAGCTCGCTCAAGGACTGGGGCGTTCGCCTATCGAAAAAGGTCGGCTACAACAAGGCCAAGATCGCTGTTGCCCGCAAACTGGCCGTCATCATGTTCGGCATCTGGCGCGACGGCACGCACTTCCAGTTCAAGACCGAGACCGTCGAGCCGCATCGCCAGATGATGCAGGGGGCGCGGGCCTGA
- a CDS encoding acylphosphatase, whose translation MAGCHPHTGCLSGILSHNFSCPGASPGFFCQCSESLARKPGKGSITAVQPTLQGKAIRANAARMIARSIFIEGHVQGVFFREWTIERAREIGVSGWVRNLTDGRVEVYVVGEAAAVGRFVDRLRVGSPASQVSQVHVADADIERLDGFTRRQSV comes from the coding sequence ATGGCCGGCTGTCACCCACATACCGGGTGCCTTTCAGGCATCCTCTCCCATAACTTTTCATGCCCGGGCGCAAGTCCGGGCTTTTTTTGTCAGTGCTCGGAATCGCTAGCGCGAAAGCCGGGGAAGGGGAGCATCACTGCTGTCCAACCCACTTTGCAGGGCAAGGCCATTCGTGCCAACGCTGCGCGAATGATCGCGCGCTCTATTTTCATCGAAGGCCACGTCCAGGGCGTGTTTTTCCGCGAGTGGACGATAGAACGAGCGCGGGAGATAGGCGTCTCTGGGTGGGTTCGGAACCTGACCGACGGCCGAGTGGAGGTTTACGTGGTCGGCGAAGCTGCCGCGGTTGGGCGATTTGTCGATCGCCTTCGTGTTGGATCCCCAGCATCTCAGGTATCCCAAGTGCACGTTGCCGATGCAGATATCGAGCGGCTTGACGGCTTTACTCGCCGGCAATCGGTCTGA
- a CDS encoding DUF6961 family protein, with protein sequence MTMTQDQHLWACALEVERQHGDAAFLFASMRVDELVAEGAFEGARTWRAILQRIEALQADQNLGRQ encoded by the coding sequence ATGACGATGACTCAAGACCAGCATTTGTGGGCCTGCGCGCTTGAGGTGGAGCGCCAGCATGGCGATGCCGCCTTTCTTTTCGCATCTATGCGCGTCGACGAACTCGTAGCAGAAGGAGCCTTTGAGGGCGCGAGGACCTGGCGCGCCATCCTTCAGCGGATTGAAGCTTTGCAAGCCGATCAAAATCTCGGACGACAATAG
- a CDS encoding MucR family transcriptional regulator gives MADEQPDTTLLELATELTIAWLANPNTRAAAEEVPAFLDKMHGAVTSLAGSSSAVEEVAPAPEYTPAVTARKSLASDDHIISMIDGKAYKTLKRHLSGHGLTPAEYRERYGLKADYPMVAKNYAEMRRGLAKKIGLGRKPGETVAKPKPATAAKPATAKAPVAAKAPTAKTAAKTATKPTAKPKAPKPVKAAEPAVEVQS, from the coding sequence ATGGCCGACGAACAGCCCGATACCACCCTCCTCGAACTCGCGACTGAACTCACGATCGCGTGGCTCGCCAACCCGAATACGCGCGCCGCTGCCGAAGAGGTCCCAGCATTTCTTGATAAGATGCACGGGGCGGTTACGAGCCTTGCGGGTTCTTCTTCCGCTGTAGAAGAAGTCGCTCCGGCACCGGAATACACCCCTGCTGTTACGGCCCGCAAATCGCTCGCTTCGGATGATCACATCATCTCGATGATCGACGGTAAGGCGTACAAGACGCTCAAGCGCCACCTCTCAGGCCACGGCCTGACGCCGGCCGAATATCGCGAGCGGTATGGTCTCAAGGCCGACTATCCAATGGTTGCGAAGAACTACGCGGAGATGCGTCGCGGACTTGCGAAGAAGATTGGCCTCGGCCGCAAGCCAGGCGAAACGGTGGCAAAGCCCAAGCCGGCAACTGCTGCCAAGCCCGCCACCGCGAAGGCACCGGTAGCTGCGAAGGCCCCGACGGCGAAGACTGCAGCCAAGACGGCAACGAAGCCCACCGCCAAGCCGAAAGCGCCGAAGCCAGTGAAGGCGGCGGAGCCTGCCGTCGAAGTACAATCCTGA